Proteins encoded within one genomic window of Humulus lupulus chromosome 1, drHumLupu1.1, whole genome shotgun sequence:
- the LOC133825516 gene encoding trafficking protein particle complex II-specific subunit 120 homolog has translation MAAVFFPFNLAYLLLSLFEIILLFIILCIFIILLCFCRRELAKEVVELLTTAADGAKSLIDASDRLILYVELARLYGTLGYERKAAFFSRQVAQLYLQQENKLAAISAMNVLALTTKAYRVQSTASVSRSSVVKEARSGHADSTKMLHQAVISLFESQWSTLQMVVLREILLSVVRAGDPLAAWSTAARLLRSYYPLITPVGKNGLASALSNSADRLPSGTRSADPALPFIRLHSFSLHQSQMDIVKRNSAKEDWWGGSAPSGPFIYTPFSKGEPNNNSKQELIWVVGFILESPIIYSG, from the exons TGTTTgagattattttgttatttatcattttatgtatttttattattttattatgtttttgcagAAGAGAGCTGGCTAAGGAAGTTGTTGAACTTTTGACCACTGCTGCAGATGGTGCTAAATCTTTGATTGATGCTAGTGATAGGCTGATATTATATGTTGAATTAGCTCGATTATATGGTACTCTTGGTTATGAGCGTAAGGCGGCGTTCTTTTCAAGGCAGGTAGCTCAGTTATATTTGCAACAAGAAAATAAGTTGGCTGCTATTAGTGCTATGAATGTTTTGGCATTGACAACAAAAGCATATCGTGTTCAGAGTACAGCATCTGTTTCTAGATCTTCTGTTGTAAAA GAGGCTAGATCAGGTCATGCTGATAGCACAAAAATGCTGCACCAGGCCGTAATCTCTCTTTTTGAGTCTCAATGGAGCACCTTGCAAATGGTTGTACTGAGAGAGATTCTGCTATCTGTTGTCCGTGCTGGAGATCCTCTTGCTGCCTGGAGTACAGCTGCACGGCTGCTTAGGTCATATTATCCATTAATTACACCTGTAGGGAAAAATGGTCTTGCTAGTGCACTTTCAAATTCAGCTGATAGGTTGCCTTCTGGAACACGCTCTGCTGATCCTGCTCTACCTTTCATTAG ATTGCATTCTTTTTCCCTTCATCAATCACAAATGGACATTGTTAAGCGGAATTCAGCTAAAGAAGATTGGTGGGGTGGATCAGCTCCTTCTGGACCTTTTATATATACACCATTCAGCAAAGGAGAGCCAAATAACAACAGTAAACAGGAGTTGATTTGGGTTGTTGGGTTTATTTTGGAAAGTCCTATTATTTACTCCGGTTAA